The window ATTCAAATCGGCTGATTCATCGATCAGATTACCAATCGATCACGACCCATAATCCTATGGTTTACTGTGGGTTCAGTGGAAATCTTTATGTCACTTCCTTTTGTTTTtagtaaaataaaagataaagcTGAGGCACGCCTGCTGATCAGACTGCgtcactctctctccccacGCTCTATGAATCCATAGACACTCATGGCCACGTGCCCTAGTACCATTGGTACCATTAGGTCCAAAAACTGACGGCATGTCCAACCTCCCCTAAAACAAAATCTATAATCAGATGACTTCTATTTCTGTCAAAACAAATAgacaaatgaaagaaaaaaaaaaaaaaaaatcaaaaaacaaatcaatatttATAGTTTTGTGATAGTGGGTTCGGAGTGCCTAACCTCCTCCTAAAACAAATTCTATAAGTAGATAGTGCATCGTTTCTCTACTTCCATTTTTGTCAAAACAAACAGACAAATGGAAAAGCAAATCAATTTTTAAAGTTTTGTGATGGTGGGTGTGAAGTGCGGATTAGGTTCTAAACCATTCTCGTAAGATCTTGTGGGCTTGGTGCTTATCATGTGTCAGATCAGGTCGTGACTAAAACCATACGATATTGATATGTATTGTTGGTAGCAGtcagaaattaaaaaattagcACCTTTGTAAGTGAAGGGgaaaaaactaattaaaaggcaaaattaattaataaaaacttGTCCATCCAATTTATATTTCCTATAAACCCTAGAGTTATAATATATACAAACAAATTCATCTAAGACCCAGAATCAACTATCCTCCTTTCTCTATTCCTCCCCTGTCCAGGAAAACTTTGATATCTATAGTAGTGATGGAGTTATCAGTGATGGGGTTGTGGTTGGTTTTGAACCCTTGAGAAAATTCTTGCACAGTCTCTTCCATGCCTCTGCATCCGGCACTAGCTCCTCTGCCCGTGTCTTTCCCACTTTAGCCTCGGACTCCTGCGTAAAGAAAATTAAGCATTAGTTAGGCAAAATGTTAATATTTGGAAAGGAAGACCAAGTTTCTCCTCACCAGAACATCACTTTTATTGTTGTTGGATGAGATTCCTTGGACACTGAAGGATAGTTTCGGGACTTCTTACAATAGGAGAAGTTCATGACCCTCAAacgggaatctcttcacccgtGGTGAAGAGGAAGTTAATCCTACTATGGTATCTTGATTACTCCCTTCCCATGGGACTCAGTACTTTGTACAGTAAGGGGAGTTTATGACTATTGATTGATGGGGAATCTCTTATCCCACAGTGAAGAGAAAGTTACTTATCAGTGGCTGAAGGGAATACCACTACTTAGATCTCAATGATTCCCACCACTATAATATCTTGATTACTTCCCTTCCATTAAGAGTTCTCTTTTcaataggaagaagaaaaatttgaacAGTACACAGTAAGAAAGTGAAGGAAGAAGTGGTATTATACCTTGATGAGATTGAGGTGAAGGAGACGATCCACAATGTTGAGGAAGAGGCCTTTGCTGTACTCAGGGTGGCCCTGTATGCCCATTATGTGTTCTTTGTATTTAAACATCTCCACCGTTGTCTTATCAGACCACGCAATCACCTCCGCCTGTGGTGGCAGCTCCCACACCTGCTTCTCATTTTAATCACCATCAGAGATTCATGAAAGAAAAGTAAGCAATCACTTAAATGGAATGATGTCTCCCTCCCTCTTTCTCAAATAGATCACAGGTGGAATCGCGATTCAATTCTGGTCTATTCATACTTGATTTCTACTTAAAccatgagaagaagaaagatccAAGTATGTACACTACACTACTGCTAATGGAGTTGCAGGTCACAAACCTCATCTCTATGGCATTCATAGATGGGTAATTTGAGGGCAGAGGAGAACTGCTTAGAGGGCAAAAGGTTGATCATTCTTACTCCCACATCCCATCCTGAAACTGCTCTTCCAGTCTTCCCTCCCAATGCTCGGCACAGTATCTgtttcccataaaaaaaatttaaccatCAAGGTTTAATCACAACATTCAAAGAGAGCAATTCATGTGAACATAGTCAGTTATAACTGTAATGCGAAattcccattaaaaaaaaaaaaactgtttaagagaaatgatatgatatGTTCACCTTTTACTGTTGACATATATTTGTCTAAGGTTCATCACACAATCTTAGGGTTTATACAttcctataaaattttaatatgttCCCAAAACACCCTCTCACACTAGTTAAGGAATTCCGCATTGCATAGTGGGTCTCATGACTAATATAATATTAGAATATCAATTTAAAAGCTTAAGATATTAGATGGAGAGATCTAACCAATATAAGAAAGTCTCGAATTCTCCACGTGATCCACGTGATACTTTGGGACTAATCAATCTGGGCTTTAGCATAAGgagatcctctcaagtgtgACAGCCCTTTCATCATACATCAGATGGATGAGAACTTAGGATGTGTAATCTTATGCTGCCAGCCGTACCGTACAAGGTCACGGGGGAGGATCCGGGGTCGTGATATCAGTACTGTATAGTTCCATCGGGCCCAATTCCAGGCTCCAGCTCACAGCCACCCTGGCTACCTGTTCTTTATGCCAGACGATTCTTAATGGTCCAATCATGTGGGGACAACATCTTAATTGAGGAATACACTAATATATAGCGTTTTTACGAACGTGGCCTCGATGTTTttcgaaaaaagaaaaggagaaaccgTTTTGGAGAAAAGAGTTTTTGACTGAAAATCCCCAAATCGACGATACAGTCTTCCTCCGatgaatcaaagatcaaaactTTCCAACTTGCCTTCCCCAACCCATACCCAACAAAAGCGAAAATCGCCGAATGGTGAAAATCCACATATCTTaacaaaccaaatcaatgaatcATCATGGAAGAAAAACGATCGAACAGATGTAGATAGCCattaagaatggaaaaaaaggggaaatcatAATTgacctaaattaaaaaaagataaGACAGAATGTGCAGATTTCCg is drawn from Macadamia integrifolia cultivar HAES 741 chromosome 7, SCU_Mint_v3, whole genome shotgun sequence and contains these coding sequences:
- the LOC122083572 gene encoding gamma-glutamyl peptidase 5-like, yielding MGAKRFAVLLCAEDSEYVKKFYGGYFEVFVGMLGEKGEIWDIYRVTSGDFPEDDKLKCYDGFVVTGSCNDAHGNDVWIVKLVNILQKLDSMNKKILGICFGHQILCRALGGKTGRAVSGWDVGVRMINLLPSKQFSSALKLPIYECHRDEVWELPPQAEVIAWSDKTTVEMFKYKEHIMGIQGHPEYSKGLFLNIVDRLLHLNLIKESEAKVGKTRAEELVPDAEAWKRLCKNFLKGSKPTTTPSLITPSLL